From Chloracidobacterium sp. N, the proteins below share one genomic window:
- a CDS encoding NAD(P)/FAD-dependent oxidoreductase — translation MKPAAVIVIGSGIAGTTFAHCCARAGMEVLVLEKDAEPGGALRSHRFARGNGFWTELGAHTCYNSYGTLLSVIEECGLLPALRPRARVGFRFLVANQVKSIPSQLHFFEALRHFPFGLRTPKDGLSVADYYTRLLGAKNYADVLAPAFNAVMCQSAGGLPAEMLFKKRPRRADVQRTYTLPDGLQGIVKAALAQPGIHLVANCEVLSVERGDTGFEVTTSTGAAYQARLLVVATPPHVAAQLLRHAFPSVSEKLSRIRVETIETVGVLVPRAAVRIPPIAGLIARDDVFYSAVSRDVVPDATWRGFAFHFKPGKLDAEGRLRRIADVLGIAPTDIVESVFRTNVLPSPKVGHAALVESLNATLAGMPLFLVGNYFEGVSIEDCALRAVQEFTRLTSLK, via the coding sequence GTGAAACCGGCAGCGGTTATTGTCATCGGCAGCGGCATTGCCGGAACAACCTTTGCCCACTGCTGCGCCCGCGCCGGCATGGAAGTGCTGGTTCTGGAAAAAGACGCCGAACCGGGCGGGGCGCTGCGGTCACACCGCTTTGCCAGAGGTAATGGCTTCTGGACGGAACTGGGCGCGCATACCTGTTACAACAGCTATGGCACGCTGCTTTCCGTCATCGAGGAGTGCGGGTTGCTGCCGGCGCTGCGCCCACGCGCCAGGGTGGGCTTCAGGTTTCTGGTGGCCAACCAGGTCAAATCCATCCCCTCCCAACTGCACTTCTTCGAGGCGCTGCGGCATTTCCCCTTCGGCCTGCGAACGCCAAAGGACGGTCTCAGTGTGGCCGACTACTACACCCGACTGTTGGGCGCGAAGAACTACGCCGATGTTCTCGCGCCGGCGTTCAATGCCGTGATGTGCCAATCTGCCGGTGGTTTGCCGGCCGAGATGCTGTTCAAGAAGCGTCCCCGCCGGGCCGATGTACAGCGAACTTATACGCTGCCCGATGGCTTGCAGGGCATCGTCAAGGCTGCTCTGGCACAGCCGGGTATCCATCTGGTGGCCAACTGCGAGGTGTTGAGCGTGGAACGTGGTGACACCGGCTTTGAAGTCACCACGTCCACCGGTGCCGCCTATCAGGCCAGGTTGCTCGTCGTGGCGACACCGCCCCACGTGGCGGCGCAACTGCTGCGTCATGCCTTTCCTTCGGTGTCCGAAAAACTGTCCCGGATTCGGGTTGAGACCATCGAGACGGTGGGGGTGCTCGTCCCCCGGGCCGCCGTCAGAATTCCTCCAATTGCGGGCTTGATTGCGCGGGATGATGTGTTTTATTCAGCAGTATCACGCGATGTTGTGCCCGACGCAACATGGCGTGGTTTTGCGTTTCATTTCAAGCCGGGCAAACTTGACGCAGAAGGCCGGTTGCGGCGCATTGCGGACGTGCTGGGAATTGCCCCGACAGACATTGTTGAGTCGGTCTTTCGGACGAATGTGCTTCCCTCGCCCAAAGTCGGCCATGCCGCCCTCGTCGAAAGCCTGAACGCGACCCTTGCCGGCATGCCGCTGTTTCTTGTCGGTAACTATTTTGAAGGCGTCTCGATTGAGGATTGCGCCCTCCGCGCCGTGCAGGAGTTTACCCGGCTGACTTCCCTGAAGTGA
- a CDS encoding MGH1-like glycoside hydrolase domain-containing protein encodes MPTAEELRLAESAARTKHWKRWGPYVSERAWGTVREDYSPHGDAWSYFPYEHSRSKAYRWGEDGLAGICDRRQILCFALALWNERDPHLKERLFGLTGPQGNHGEDVKEYYFYLDSTPTHSYMKWLYKYPQARFPYEELLHFGRARSRREPEYELLDTGVFAEQRYFDVFVEYAKADVDDIVIRITVVNRGPARAPIHILPTLWFRNTWSWQPMSGEKPYIRQAPDLSRTRVMACDHPTLGNRWLYCADAPDLLFTENETNLERLYGVPNRTPYVKDGINEYLVNGRTYAVNPERTGTKAAAHYHFELEGGAATTLWLRLCNYDPDTLRGEPFGPAARVLAERQVEADEFYATRIPETLSADARNVMRQSFAGLLWTKQFYAYEVDRWLTGDPLQPPPPPSRLRGRNRNWKHLHCEDVISMPDKWEYPWFAAWDLAFHCVPLALVDSDFAKQQLILMLREWYMHPNGQLPAYEWTFDDVNPPVHAWAAWRVYKIEKKRTGQGDTAFLERIFHKLLLNFTWWINRKDADGSNIFEGGFLGLDNIGVFDRSAKLPTGGTLQQSDATSWMGMYCLNMLAMALELARYDRVYEDVASKFYEHFLYIADALSHRVGVEGEALWDEQDGFYYDAIAFPDGRRLQLRVRSMVGLIPLFAVQMMESWWLEQLPGFRRRMDWFVRNRPELVNSIVSVDEQGNVVQQLLSLPNTSQLRRILRIMLDENEFFSPYGIRSVSRYHREHPYVLHVDGQEYRVDYDPAESSIPMFGGNSNWRGPVWFPVNFLIIESLQKFHHFYGDSFKVECPTGSGNLMTLWEVATELSRRLSRIFLRDADGKRPVYRHPGMECFDTDPHWRDLVLFYEYFHGDTGAGLGASHQTGWTGLVAKLLAQSGEG; translated from the coding sequence ATGCCGACTGCTGAAGAGTTGCGGCTCGCCGAATCGGCCGCGCGCACGAAACACTGGAAACGCTGGGGCCCTTACGTCAGTGAGCGGGCCTGGGGCACCGTTCGGGAGGACTACAGCCCCCACGGCGATGCCTGGAGCTACTTTCCCTATGAGCACAGCCGCTCAAAAGCCTATCGTTGGGGCGAAGACGGGTTGGCCGGGATTTGTGACCGGCGGCAAATCCTGTGCTTTGCGCTGGCACTGTGGAACGAACGCGACCCGCACCTGAAAGAACGGCTGTTCGGCCTGACCGGCCCGCAGGGCAACCACGGCGAGGATGTCAAGGAGTATTACTTCTACCTCGACTCGACGCCGACCCACAGCTACATGAAGTGGCTCTACAAGTATCCCCAGGCGCGGTTTCCGTACGAGGAACTGCTCCACTTTGGACGCGCCCGCTCCCGACGCGAGCCGGAGTATGAACTGCTCGACACCGGGGTGTTTGCCGAACAGCGTTACTTCGATGTCTTCGTCGAATACGCCAAAGCCGACGTGGATGACATCGTCATCCGCATCACGGTCGTCAACCGGGGGCCGGCGCGCGCACCGATTCACATCCTGCCGACGCTCTGGTTTCGGAACACCTGGTCGTGGCAGCCGATGTCCGGCGAAAAGCCCTACATCCGGCAGGCGCCGGACCTGAGCCGGACGCGCGTCATGGCGTGCGATCATCCCACGCTGGGCAATCGCTGGCTATATTGCGCTGATGCGCCCGACCTGCTCTTTACCGAGAATGAAACCAACCTGGAGCGGCTGTACGGCGTTCCAAACCGCACACCGTACGTCAAGGACGGCATCAACGAATACCTTGTCAATGGGCGAACGTATGCCGTCAACCCGGAGCGCACCGGGACGAAAGCCGCCGCCCACTATCACTTCGAGCTGGAAGGGGGCGCGGCGACGACCCTGTGGCTGCGGCTGTGCAACTACGACCCGGACACACTGCGCGGGGAACCGTTCGGGCCGGCGGCGCGGGTGCTGGCCGAGCGTCAGGTCGAGGCCGACGAATTCTACGCCACCCGCATCCCTGAAACGCTTTCGGCCGATGCCAGAAACGTCATGCGGCAGTCTTTTGCCGGCCTGCTCTGGACGAAGCAGTTTTACGCCTACGAGGTTGACCGGTGGCTGACCGGCGACCCGCTCCAGCCACCGCCGCCGCCGAGCCGCCTGCGTGGGCGCAACCGCAACTGGAAGCACCTCCACTGCGAGGATGTCATCTCCATGCCGGACAAGTGGGAGTATCCGTGGTTTGCCGCCTGGGATTTGGCCTTCCACTGCGTCCCACTGGCGCTGGTTGACAGCGACTTTGCCAAGCAGCAGCTCATTCTCATGCTGCGCGAGTGGTACATGCATCCCAACGGCCAGCTTCCGGCGTACGAGTGGACGTTCGACGATGTCAATCCGCCGGTGCATGCCTGGGCGGCCTGGCGCGTCTATAAGATCGAAAAGAAGCGTACCGGGCAGGGGGACACGGCCTTTCTGGAGCGCATCTTCCACAAGCTGCTGCTCAACTTCACCTGGTGGATCAACCGCAAGGACGCCGACGGCAGCAATATCTTCGAGGGCGGCTTTCTGGGACTGGACAACATCGGCGTGTTTGACCGGAGCGCCAAACTGCCGACCGGTGGCACGCTGCAACAGTCGGACGCCACAAGCTGGATGGGGATGTACTGCCTCAACATGCTGGCCATGGCGCTCGAACTCGCCCGGTACGACCGGGTGTATGAGGATGTGGCGAGCAAGTTTTACGAGCACTTTCTCTACATTGCCGATGCCCTGAGTCATCGCGTGGGGGTGGAAGGGGAGGCGCTCTGGGATGAGCAGGATGGGTTTTACTACGACGCCATTGCCTTTCCCGACGGGCGGCGGCTGCAACTGCGCGTCCGGTCCATGGTGGGGCTGATTCCGCTCTTTGCCGTGCAGATGATGGAAAGCTGGTGGCTGGAGCAGTTGCCCGGCTTTCGCCGGCGCATGGACTGGTTCGTGCGCAACCGCCCTGAACTCGTCAACAGCATTGTTTCGGTGGATGAGCAGGGCAATGTCGTCCAGCAGTTGCTTTCGCTGCCAAACACGTCCCAACTGCGGCGCATCCTGCGCATCATGCTGGATGAAAACGAGTTTTTTTCGCCTTATGGCATCCGGTCGGTGTCGCGTTACCACCGGGAACATCCCTACGTACTGCACGTGGACGGGCAGGAATACCGGGTGGATTACGACCCGGCCGAGTCTTCCATCCCGATGTTCGGGGGTAACTCCAACTGGCGCGGCCCGGTCTGGTTTCCGGTGAACTTTCTCATCATCGAGTCGCTGCAGAAGTTTCACCACTTCTACGGCGACAGCTTCAAGGTCGAGTGCCCGACGGGTTCGGGCAACCTGATGACCCTGTGGGAAGTGGCTACTGAGCTGTCCCGGCGGTTGTCGCGGATTTTTCTGCGCGACGCCGACGGGAAGCGGCCCGTCTATCGGCATCCGGGGATGGAGTGTTTCGACACCGATCCGCACTGGCGCGACCTGGTGTTGTTTTACGAATACTTTCACGGCGATACTGGCGCGGGACTGGGCGCGAGTCACCAGACCGGATGGACGGGACTGGTGGCCAAACTGCTGGCCCAGAGCGGCGAAGGGTAA
- the aspS gene encoding aspartate--tRNA ligase translates to MTVLEHLGDWQRTHLNGTLRVQHVGQTVTLMGWVGRRRDHATATFVDLRDHSGFVQVVFDSARGDGAVHAKARPLRTEYVIAVRGVVVRRAPDAVNPKMETGEIEVHADELRILNDAQTPPLPLDEEKTSTLAGEDVRLKYRYLDLRRPTMQANLRLRAQVTATIRRWMEAHGFLEVETPFLIRSTPEGARDFIVPSRLHPGNFFALPQSPQLFKQLLMIGGCDRYYQIARCFRDEDLRADRQPEFTQLDVEMSFPQTEVLFDIIEGLMVELAQLRGIQVARPLPRLTYDEAMRRFGSDKPDIRFGMELQDISEVVRSVDFPPYQAALEAGGCVKAIVARGKADYSRKTLDDFTDWLRKDHRAGGLGYLKVLPDGVQSPLVKSLGEDVARSVVRTVGAETGDMVFIVAGSHPVVAASLGALRVEIARRERLFDPQHFAFLWVTDFPMFEFDPDERRWYAMHHPFTSPREEDLPLLAAGPEQWGKVRAQAYDLVLNGVEVGGGSIRIHRADVQRQVFDALGFSAEAARQRFGFFIDALTYGTPPHGGIALGLDRLVMLLAGMESIRDVIAFPKTAHATDLMCDAPNVVDPAQLRELRLRLDP, encoded by the coding sequence ATGACTGTGTTGGAGCATCTTGGGGACTGGCAGCGCACGCACCTCAACGGGACGTTGCGCGTCCAGCATGTTGGGCAGACTGTGACCCTGATGGGGTGGGTCGGACGGCGACGCGACCACGCCACGGCGACCTTTGTGGATTTACGTGACCATAGCGGTTTCGTGCAGGTTGTTTTTGACAGCGCCCGGGGCGACGGGGCGGTGCACGCCAAGGCGCGGCCGCTGCGCACCGAATACGTCATTGCCGTCCGGGGCGTCGTCGTCCGGCGCGCGCCCGATGCGGTCAACCCCAAGATGGAGACCGGCGAAATTGAAGTCCATGCGGACGAACTGCGCATTCTCAACGATGCCCAGACGCCGCCGCTGCCGCTCGACGAGGAAAAGACCTCGACGCTGGCCGGTGAGGATGTCCGCCTGAAGTATCGCTATCTCGACCTGCGGCGGCCGACCATGCAGGCCAACCTGCGCCTGCGGGCCCAGGTGACGGCAACCATCCGGCGCTGGATGGAAGCCCATGGCTTTCTCGAAGTGGAGACGCCCTTTCTCATTCGCTCCACGCCGGAAGGGGCGCGGGATTTCATCGTTCCCAGCCGGTTGCATCCGGGCAACTTTTTTGCTCTGCCCCAGTCGCCGCAGCTCTTCAAGCAGTTGCTGATGATTGGCGGCTGTGACCGCTACTACCAGATTGCCCGCTGCTTCCGGGATGAAGACCTGCGCGCCGACCGCCAGCCGGAGTTCACCCAGCTTGACGTGGAAATGTCCTTTCCCCAGACCGAAGTGTTGTTTGACATCATCGAGGGGCTGATGGTCGAGCTGGCGCAACTGCGTGGTATCCAGGTGGCGCGTCCGTTGCCGCGCCTGACCTACGACGAAGCCATGCGCCGCTTCGGCTCGGACAAGCCCGACATCCGCTTCGGCATGGAGTTGCAGGATATTTCCGAGGTCGTCCGGTCGGTGGATTTCCCGCCCTACCAGGCGGCATTGGAAGCCGGCGGGTGTGTCAAAGCCATTGTGGCGCGCGGCAAGGCTGACTACAGCCGCAAAACGCTCGACGACTTCACCGACTGGTTGCGCAAGGACCACCGCGCCGGCGGCCTGGGCTACCTGAAAGTGCTGCCTGATGGCGTGCAGTCGCCGCTGGTCAAGTCGCTGGGCGAGGACGTAGCCCGGTCGGTCGTTCGTACGGTGGGCGCCGAAACGGGCGACATGGTGTTCATTGTCGCGGGAAGTCACCCGGTGGTTGCCGCCAGTCTGGGGGCGTTGCGGGTGGAAATTGCGCGCCGGGAGCGGCTTTTCGACCCGCAGCACTTTGCCTTCCTCTGGGTGACGGACTTTCCGATGTTTGAGTTCGACCCTGACGAGCGCCGGTGGTACGCCATGCACCACCCGTTCACTTCGCCGCGCGAGGAAGACCTGCCGCTGCTTGCCGCCGGCCCGGAGCAGTGGGGAAAGGTACGCGCGCAGGCTTATGACCTCGTGCTCAACGGCGTCGAAGTCGGCGGCGGCTCGATTCGTATTCACCGGGCGGACGTGCAGCGCCAGGTGTTTGACGCGCTCGGTTTCAGCGCGGAAGCGGCGCGGCAGCGTTTTGGTTTCTTCATTGACGCGCTCACCTACGGCACGCCCCCGCACGGCGGCATTGCCCTGGGGCTTGACCGGCTGGTGATGCTGCTGGCCGGGATGGAATCCATCCGTGATGTCATTGCCTTTCCGAAGACGGCACATGCGACCGACCTGATGTGCGACGCGCCGAATGTGGTTGACCCGGCGCAGTTGCGTGAGCTGCGTCTGCGCCTCGACCCGTGA
- a CDS encoding alanine racemase, with translation MTRPEDLLTVPTPALLLDQHRLERNLARMSAHVARLGARLRPHVKTHKCPPIARKQVAGQFGGITISTLAEGFAFAEAGFDDLLYAVPVEPGKFGRLCQLARQVRRLAVLTDEPTLPPLLSAAAEAAGVSLDVFVEIDCGDGRTGVSFDHLDRIEQVARAVASAGRLTLAGILTHAGQSYAARTTAERRMVAYLERDRMAHVAAALEQRGLAVPCVSIGSTPTVVALDEPLPPNFEVRPGNYVFFDAFQAQCGVCAFDDCALTVLTAVVHRSEGKVVVDAGAIALSKDIGAADFFPHSGYGLVGDLAGRPLGLRVAAVSQEHGRIPVADPALLERLPVGTRLRVAVNHSCLTAAQHAHYLVVADGTIVARWPIVQGW, from the coding sequence GTGACACGCCCTGAAGACCTGCTGACTGTCCCGACACCGGCGCTTCTGCTGGACCAGCACCGCCTGGAGCGCAACCTGGCGCGGATGAGCGCCCATGTCGCCCGGCTGGGCGCGCGATTGCGACCTCATGTCAAGACGCACAAGTGCCCGCCGATTGCCCGGAAGCAGGTTGCCGGGCAGTTTGGCGGCATCACCATCTCGACGCTCGCCGAAGGCTTTGCCTTTGCCGAAGCCGGCTTTGACGATCTGCTCTATGCCGTGCCGGTCGAGCCGGGCAAATTCGGGCGCCTCTGCCAGCTTGCCCGGCAGGTTCGGCGACTGGCCGTTCTGACCGATGAGCCGACGTTGCCGCCGTTGCTTTCGGCGGCGGCAGAAGCTGCCGGGGTGTCGCTGGATGTTTTCGTTGAAATTGACTGCGGCGACGGGCGCACCGGCGTGTCTTTTGACCACCTTGACCGGATTGAGCAGGTGGCACGTGCGGTGGCGTCCGCCGGACGGCTGACGCTGGCCGGCATTTTGACGCACGCCGGGCAGTCATACGCGGCGCGTACGACGGCTGAACGGCGAATGGTGGCCTATCTCGAACGCGACCGCATGGCACATGTGGCAGCGGCGCTGGAACAAAGGGGTTTGGCAGTGCCGTGCGTCAGTATTGGCTCAACGCCGACAGTAGTTGCGCTCGATGAGCCACTACCGCCCAACTTTGAGGTCCGGCCGGGCAACTACGTTTTTTTCGACGCTTTCCAGGCGCAGTGCGGCGTCTGTGCCTTTGACGACTGTGCCCTGACGGTGTTGACCGCCGTCGTGCACCGCAGTGAAGGGAAGGTCGTGGTGGATGCCGGTGCCATTGCCCTGTCGAAAGACATTGGCGCAGCGGATTTCTTTCCCCACAGCGGTTATGGGTTGGTTGGCGACCTTGCCGGACGGCCGCTGGGCTTGCGGGTGGCGGCGGTGTCGCAGGAGCACGGCCGGATTCCGGTGGCTGACCCGGCCCTGCTGGAGCGGCTGCCTGTCGGGACGCGCCTGCGCGTGGCGGTCAACCATTCATGTCTGACGGCCGCGCAGCATGCGCACTACCTGGTGGTTGCCGATGGGACCATTGTCGCCCGGTGGCCGATTGTGCAGGGCTGGTAG
- a CDS encoding CHAT domain-containing tetratricopeptide repeat protein produces MRIPSARTLLTAFWLATGLLSVAAPAAAQNPSDPTGQSIETLVQKADALIQAGQYDAALRTAQEAVTASEAARSGGREGVPPALVARAYNALGVAQAFKQMPEAEAALRRALSLREQHFGAEHPEVAQSLANLAMFYRLRGNYQAAEPLYRRALEIIENVRGPEHPELAMVLNNVALFYKTKGDYAAAEPLYRRALEIREKALGAGHPDVAATANNLAELYRTQGRYAAAEPLYQRARAIWEKTLGREHPYVATVLTNLALLYKDQGDYQRAEPYFQEALSLRERIFGPEHPEVATAASNLAELYRVQGDYTAAEPLYRRAIAICEARLGPAHSELAIGLNNAAAMYRDRGDYTTAEPLYRRALDIWEKALGPQHPLVANALNNLGELYRMQDRPDQARPLLERALGIREKALGAGHPLVASTLANLGVVELELGNLAAAGQDFTRALSIAEQAVGPTHPLVASILNHLGHLSRRRGDDAGAESFYQRSFRIRQQVLGPGHPDLVASAMHLSLLYLARRQAQTAGEWLARATDLSEADARRNLVVGSERQKILYAQRAGHLAELTVAWQVRYFPAEATAARLALLTVLRHKGRVLDVLANQTAALRRRATAADRQVLDDLQAARNRLTQLAGKPEAQDERAQLERTIEQLESQLGERFAQLGAQLQTVTFEAVQAALPKNAALIEYVIYRPLDPSQTDRLAPKRHLAAYLLRAGDPAPRFIELGELEPIETRLAAFRRALGNPQSDVRPLARALDEQLLAPVRSRLGKARHLFIAPDGSANLIPFEALVDERGRYLVERYDITLLTSGRDLVRLEAKRPPERRRGLVIADPRFDLGEQAAQQPAGQPANGMRSVDFQTVVYPPLPGTRREAQLLQRTFQEAEVVLGEAATESRLKAMHAPLYLHIGTHGFFLPENTTEQGAAESRELGLVMESRPAVRENPLLRSGLILAGVQQGQSGAGEDGVLTVLEAAGLDLRGTQLVVLSACETGLGEVRQGEGVYGLRRALVLAGAETQVMSLWKVSDAATAALMGEFYRRLGRGEGRMAALRAARLGLLRGAIRPQSEETQRAIRLSSGKPTTGRPANWQNPYYWAAFVISGDWSSITLYRTPHAPR; encoded by the coding sequence ATGCGCATCCCGTCTGCCCGAACTCTGCTCACCGCCTTCTGGCTGGCGACCGGCCTGCTGAGCGTGGCCGCACCCGCCGCGGCCCAGAACCCTTCCGACCCCACCGGGCAATCCATTGAAACCCTGGTGCAGAAAGCCGACGCCCTCATTCAGGCCGGGCAGTATGACGCCGCCCTGCGGACGGCACAGGAAGCCGTGACGGCAAGTGAAGCAGCCCGGTCCGGTGGCCGGGAAGGTGTCCCGCCGGCGCTGGTGGCGCGCGCCTACAATGCCCTTGGTGTGGCGCAGGCCTTCAAGCAGATGCCCGAAGCTGAAGCCGCGCTGCGGCGCGCCCTGTCGCTGCGCGAGCAGCATTTCGGCGCGGAACATCCTGAAGTGGCGCAGAGTCTGGCGAATCTGGCGATGTTTTACCGGCTGCGGGGGAACTACCAGGCGGCCGAGCCGCTGTACCGCCGGGCGCTGGAGATCATCGAGAACGTCCGCGGGCCGGAGCATCCCGAACTGGCGATGGTGCTTAACAACGTGGCGCTTTTTTACAAGACCAAGGGTGATTATGCGGCGGCCGAGCCGCTGTATCGGCGGGCGCTGGAGATTCGGGAAAAGGCGCTCGGTGCCGGGCATCCCGATGTGGCGGCAACGGCCAACAACCTGGCGGAACTCTACCGCACTCAAGGCAGGTACGCGGCGGCCGAGCCGCTGTACCAACGCGCCCGCGCCATCTGGGAAAAAACCCTGGGCAGGGAACACCCTTACGTGGCCACGGTGCTGACCAATCTGGCGTTACTTTACAAGGACCAGGGGGATTACCAGCGCGCGGAACCCTATTTCCAGGAAGCCCTCAGCCTGCGTGAACGCATTTTCGGCCCGGAGCACCCCGAAGTGGCCACGGCGGCCAGCAATCTGGCGGAGCTGTACCGCGTACAGGGAGACTACACGGCAGCCGAGCCGCTGTACCGCCGGGCCATTGCCATCTGCGAGGCCAGGCTGGGGCCGGCGCATTCCGAGCTGGCCATCGGGCTGAACAACGCCGCCGCCATGTACCGGGACCGGGGCGATTACACAACGGCCGAGCCGCTGTACCGGCGCGCTCTGGACATCTGGGAAAAGGCGCTGGGGCCGCAGCATCCGCTCGTTGCCAATGCGCTCAACAATCTGGGCGAGCTGTACCGGATGCAGGACCGCCCGGACCAGGCCAGGCCCCTGCTTGAGCGGGCGCTGGGTATTCGTGAAAAAGCCCTTGGCGCGGGGCATCCACTCGTTGCCTCAACACTTGCGAATCTTGGCGTGGTTGAGCTGGAGCTGGGCAACCTGGCTGCGGCCGGGCAGGACTTCACCCGGGCGTTGTCCATTGCCGAGCAGGCCGTCGGCCCGACGCACCCGCTGGTGGCGAGCATCCTCAACCATCTGGGGCATCTCAGCCGACGACGTGGGGACGACGCCGGCGCGGAATCGTTTTACCAGCGCAGCTTCCGCATTCGGCAGCAGGTGCTTGGGCCGGGACATCCCGACCTGGTGGCCTCGGCGATGCACCTGTCCCTGCTCTATCTGGCGCGCCGTCAGGCGCAGACGGCGGGTGAGTGGCTGGCCCGCGCTACAGACCTGTCGGAAGCCGACGCCCGGCGCAATCTGGTGGTGGGTTCGGAACGACAGAAAATCCTCTATGCCCAGCGCGCCGGACACCTGGCGGAACTCACCGTTGCCTGGCAGGTCCGGTATTTCCCGGCGGAGGCCACGGCGGCGCGGCTGGCGCTGCTGACCGTCCTGCGCCACAAGGGACGGGTACTGGATGTGTTGGCCAATCAGACGGCGGCGCTCCGTCGCCGTGCGACGGCGGCCGACCGGCAGGTGCTGGATGACCTGCAAGCCGCCCGCAACCGGTTGACCCAGCTTGCCGGAAAACCGGAGGCCCAGGATGAACGCGCCCAACTGGAACGTACCATCGAGCAGTTGGAAAGCCAGCTTGGGGAACGCTTTGCCCAACTCGGCGCCCAGCTCCAGACGGTGACATTCGAGGCCGTACAAGCGGCACTGCCAAAGAACGCGGCGCTGATTGAATATGTTATCTACCGCCCGCTCGACCCGTCCCAAACCGACCGGCTGGCCCCGAAGCGCCACCTTGCCGCCTACCTGCTGCGGGCTGGCGACCCTGCGCCCCGGTTCATCGAGTTGGGCGAGCTTGAACCCATTGAAACACGCCTGGCGGCTTTCCGTCGCGCATTGGGCAATCCGCAGTCGGATGTGCGGCCGCTGGCGCGGGCGCTGGATGAGCAACTTCTGGCTCCGGTGCGGTCACGGCTGGGCAAGGCCCGACATCTGTTCATTGCGCCGGACGGGAGCGCCAACCTCATTCCTTTCGAGGCGCTGGTGGACGAACGTGGGCGCTACCTCGTGGAGCGTTACGACATCACCCTGTTGACCAGCGGACGTGACCTTGTGCGGCTTGAAGCAAAACGCCCTCCTGAGCGTCGGCGTGGACTTGTCATTGCCGACCCACGCTTCGATCTGGGCGAACAGGCCGCACAGCAACCAGCCGGACAACCTGCCAACGGGATGCGCTCGGTGGATTTCCAGACGGTGGTGTATCCACCGCTGCCGGGAACGCGCCGCGAGGCGCAGCTTTTGCAGCGCACTTTCCAGGAAGCCGAGGTGGTTCTGGGCGAGGCGGCAACGGAGTCGCGGCTCAAGGCCATGCACGCCCCGCTGTATCTCCACATTGGCACGCACGGGTTTTTCCTCCCCGAAAACACGACCGAACAGGGCGCGGCGGAATCACGGGAGTTGGGGCTGGTTATGGAGAGCCGTCCGGCTGTCCGGGAAAATCCCTTGCTGCGGTCCGGTCTGATTCTGGCCGGGGTGCAGCAGGGGCAAAGCGGCGCCGGTGAAGATGGCGTGCTGACGGTGCTCGAAGCCGCCGGACTCGATCTCCGGGGAACGCAACTCGTGGTGCTTTCGGCCTGTGAAACCGGGCTGGGTGAAGTGCGCCAGGGGGAAGGGGTGTACGGGCTGCGGCGGGCGCTGGTGCTGGCCGGAGCGGAGACGCAGGTCATGAGTTTGTGGAAAGTCTCGGATGCGGCGACGGCCGCCCTGATGGGCGAGTTTTACCGGCGGCTGGGCCGGGGTGAAGGCCGGATGGCAGCGCTGCGGGCGGCCCGGTTGGGGCTGTTACGCGGAGCCATACGGCCGCAGTCGGAAGAAACCCAGCGCGCCATCAGGTTGTCGTCCGGCAAGCCGACAACCGGACGCCCGGCCAACTGGCAGAATCCGTACTATTGGGCAGCGTTTGTCATCTCCGGCGACTGGTCTTCGATAACCCTCTACCGCACGCCACACGCACCTCGCTGA